In Candidatus Promineifilum breve, one genomic interval encodes:
- a CDS encoding SAM-dependent methyltransferase: MTNGDRDALTRALWRIYNRPDPPPLWVGGGGNLPWNDPAFSARMLREHLDETHGAASRPAAERAAQLDWLWARLGLRPGSRVLDLTCGPGLYAVALAQRGAQVTGVDFGPAAIAHARQLAAEAGLSDHCTFIEADVRDYAPEPAAYDAALFLYGQLAVFSRHEAAALLAKTAAALRPGGRLVVELLDPVRVDKRDSAWWYTDDGGLWGERPYLHLGERRWDAAARASIERYLILHLETGALDEIILGDQTYEVEEMAGLLRAAGFAAVTSFAAWDGLGLYDAAEWVVYLAVN, from the coding sequence ATGACCAACGGAGATCGCGACGCGTTAACCCGCGCCCTCTGGCGCATCTACAACCGGCCCGACCCGCCGCCGCTCTGGGTCGGGGGCGGCGGCAATTTGCCGTGGAACGACCCGGCCTTCTCGGCGCGGATGCTGCGCGAGCATCTGGACGAAACCCACGGCGCGGCCTCGCGGCCGGCGGCCGAGCGCGCGGCGCAACTCGATTGGCTGTGGGCGCGGCTGGGGTTGCGACCGGGCAGCCGGGTGCTCGATCTGACCTGCGGCCCCGGCCTGTATGCCGTGGCGCTGGCCCAGCGCGGGGCGCAAGTGACCGGCGTCGATTTCGGCCCGGCGGCCATCGCCCACGCCCGGCAGTTGGCGGCCGAGGCCGGGCTGAGCGACCACTGCACTTTCATCGAAGCCGACGTGCGCGACTACGCCCCGGAGCCGGCGGCCTATGACGCGGCGCTGTTCCTCTATGGACAACTGGCCGTCTTCTCGCGCCACGAGGCGGCGGCACTGCTGGCGAAAACGGCCGCGGCGCTGCGGCCCGGCGGCCGGCTGGTCGTGGAGCTACTCGACCCGGTGCGGGTGGACAAGCGGGATAGCGCGTGGTGGTATACCGATGACGGCGGGCTATGGGGCGAGCGGCCTTATCTCCACCTGGGCGAGCGGCGCTGGGACGCGGCCGCGCGGGCGTCGATTGAGCGCTACCTCATCCTGCATCTGGAGACAGGCGCGCTGGATGAGATTATCCTGGGCGATCAGACCTACGAGGTCGAGGAGATGGCCGGGCTGCTGCGGGCGGCGGGGTTCGCGGCGGTGACGAGTTTTGCGGCGTGGGATGGGTTGGGGTTGTATGATGCGGCCGAATGGGTAGTGTATCTGGCTGTGAATTAA
- a CDS encoding C39 family peptidase, whose product MPKVLLPVSHLKQKGDGDCLAACAAMVLEFIDRGIDYSQVAQLLKIRNFGAPASNIRLITQLGLSVTYSVTDVDGLFRMLDNGQPVIAFVRTGDLPYWAYQTDHAVVVVGYDVEGQVIYLNDPYFDQAPIDVPRGYFELAWLERDYHFATISI is encoded by the coding sequence GTGCCGAAGGTCTTGCTACCCGTTTCGCATCTGAAACAGAAGGGTGATGGCGATTGTCTGGCGGCGTGCGCGGCCATGGTTCTTGAATTCATTGACCGCGGCATAGACTATTCCCAAGTTGCTCAACTTCTAAAGATCAGAAATTTTGGCGCGCCGGCAAGCAATATCCGCTTAATTACTCAACTTGGCCTATCGGTGACGTACAGTGTCACAGACGTCGATGGGCTGTTTAGGATGTTGGATAATGGTCAGCCAGTCATTGCGTTCGTGCGCACGGGCGATCTGCCTTATTGGGCATACCAGACCGATCATGCTGTCGTAGTCGTTGGCTATGATGTTGAGGGACAAGTAATCTATTTGAATGATCCCTACTTTGATCAAGCGCCAATAGACGTACCACGCGGCTATTTTGAATTAGCTTGGTTGGAACGAGATTACCACTTTGCCACAATATCCATATAG
- the ccmA gene encoding heme ABC exporter ATP-binding protein CcmA codes for MIRLSGIVKHYGLNPVLRGVDLTVGQGEFVTLVGPNGAGKSTLLGIVATLLRPTSGEARVGGWRLPEQADRVRRHIGLVSHQPLLYRDLTAAENLTFFAKLYRLPEAEARVAEALRKVGLFARQRDPVGAFSRGMVQRLTIARATLHEPDVLLLDEPYTGLDQEATHLLDDLLREETARGRTILMITHDLGHGLGLADRLAILHGGRIAHEVSRAAISPAAVYDLYAEVTMM; via the coding sequence ATGATCCGTCTCAGCGGCATCGTCAAACATTACGGCCTGAACCCGGTGCTGCGCGGCGTCGATCTGACGGTCGGGCAAGGGGAGTTCGTCACCCTGGTGGGGCCGAACGGGGCGGGCAAGAGCACGCTGCTGGGCATCGTCGCCACGCTGCTGCGGCCGACTTCGGGCGAGGCCCGCGTCGGCGGTTGGCGCTTGCCGGAGCAGGCCGACCGAGTGCGCCGCCACATCGGCCTCGTCTCCCACCAGCCGCTGCTCTACCGCGACCTGACCGCGGCCGAAAACCTGACCTTCTTCGCCAAGCTCTACCGGCTGCCCGAGGCCGAGGCGCGGGTGGCCGAGGCGCTGCGCAAGGTGGGCCTCTTCGCCCGCCAGCGCGACCCGGTGGGGGCCTTCTCGCGCGGTATGGTGCAGCGTCTGACCATCGCCCGGGCCACACTCCACGAGCCGGACGTGCTGCTGCTCGATGAGCCGTATACCGGGCTGGATCAGGAAGCGACCCATCTGCTGGACGACCTGCTGCGCGAAGAGACGGCCCGCGGCCGGACGATCCTGATGATCACCCACGATCTGGGCCACGGCCTGGGGCTGGCCGACCGGCTGGCGATCCTCCACGGCGGCCGTATCGCCCACGAGGTCAGCCGCGCCGCCATCAGCCCGGCGGCGGTTTATGATCTGTATGCTGAAGTAACGATGATGTAA
- a CDS encoding heme exporter protein CcmB — MNDFWAAVWAVVWKDLRIEGRTRQTVSVMAMFSIATIIMFNFALGTSLDAAREVATGLLWAIVLLAAVLGLNRSLALDRENQVFDAMLIAPIPRAALYAGKVISISLFTLLLDVILIILFTVFFNQPFYLPPVVLLLFLGTIGYVAAGVLITTMTIQTRTREVLLPVLLLPLSLPLVLPAALATATIVSSAAFGGATWAEIQGPVLLVVAYDLVMLAVGFVLYPFVVES, encoded by the coding sequence ATGAACGACTTTTGGGCGGCCGTGTGGGCCGTGGTGTGGAAAGATTTACGCATCGAGGGGCGCACGCGCCAGACGGTCAGCGTCATGGCGATGTTCTCCATCGCGACGATCATCATGTTCAACTTCGCGTTGGGCACGTCGCTCGATGCCGCGCGCGAGGTCGCCACGGGGCTGCTGTGGGCCATCGTCCTGCTGGCCGCCGTGCTGGGCCTCAACCGCTCGCTGGCCCTCGACCGCGAGAACCAGGTCTTCGACGCCATGCTCATCGCCCCCATCCCCCGCGCGGCGCTCTACGCGGGCAAGGTCATCAGCATCAGCCTGTTCACGCTGCTGCTCGACGTTATCCTGATCATCCTGTTCACCGTGTTCTTCAACCAGCCGTTCTACCTGCCGCCGGTCGTGCTGCTGCTGTTCCTGGGCACCATCGGCTACGTGGCCGCCGGGGTACTCATCACGACGATGACCATTCAGACGCGGACGCGCGAGGTGCTGCTGCCGGTGTTGTTGCTGCCGTTGTCGCTGCCGTTGGTGCTGCCGGCGGCGCTGGCTACGGCGACGATTGTCTCCTCGGCCGCGTTCGGCGGGGCCACCTGGGCCGAGATACAGGGGCCGGTGCTGCTGGTAGTGGCCTACGATTTGGTCATGTTGGCGGTGGGGTTCGTGTTGTATCCGTTTGTGGTAGAATCCTAA
- a CDS encoding cytochrome c biogenesis protein, with protein sequence MTPIALANPRLDRAIRIMNILGVAGMAIAIAANFFFAPVEVTMGNVQRLFYFHVGTAWVGAVVFGVALICGVLYLRGGRRVYDTLSLAAVEVGLVFLSMTIVAGSFWGKPAWNTWWIWSPRLTLVTVSWLVYAAYFMLRGAIEDPQRRARYAAVYAIISFATIILTYVSIRIFRDIHPVVIGSTTEAAAGAAEGLQEFSGLDSARMGITLLINVIAFTILGTAWILVRMRLQNLADYADHLKTRVAAHLSGRGKVGPALANGLLLAGPLLQTQVDNPNRFNVYLVGGYAVMSALALGYMLYLYLRQRNLENDIALLRQLLQEDKRPRR encoded by the coding sequence ATGACCCCCATCGCTTTAGCCAATCCCCGGCTGGATCGCGCGATCCGGATTATGAATATTTTGGGTGTGGCCGGCATGGCCATCGCCATCGCCGCCAACTTTTTCTTCGCCCCGGTCGAAGTGACGATGGGCAACGTGCAGCGCCTGTTCTACTTCCACGTCGGCACGGCGTGGGTGGGGGCGGTGGTCTTCGGCGTGGCCCTCATCTGCGGCGTCCTCTATCTGCGCGGCGGGCGGCGGGTCTATGACACGCTGTCGCTGGCCGCGGTCGAGGTCGGCCTGGTCTTCCTGTCCATGACCATCGTCGCCGGGTCGTTCTGGGGCAAGCCGGCCTGGAACACGTGGTGGATCTGGAGCCCGCGCCTGACGCTGGTGACGGTCTCCTGGCTGGTCTATGCCGCCTACTTCATGCTGCGGGGGGCCATTGAAGACCCCCAGCGCCGCGCCCGCTATGCCGCCGTCTACGCCATCATCTCCTTTGCCACCATCATCCTGACCTACGTCAGCATCCGCATCTTCCGCGACATCCACCCGGTCGTCATCGGCAGCACGACGGAAGCGGCCGCCGGCGCGGCCGAGGGCTTGCAGGAGTTCAGCGGCCTCGACTCGGCGCGCATGGGCATTACCCTGCTGATCAACGTCATCGCCTTCACCATCCTGGGCACGGCCTGGATTTTGGTGCGGATGCGGCTGCAAAATCTGGCCGATTATGCCGACCATCTGAAGACCCGCGTGGCCGCCCATCTGAGCGGCCGGGGCAAGGTCGGCCCGGCGCTGGCGAATGGCCTGCTATTGGCCGGGCCGCTGCTGCAAACGCAGGTCGATAATCCCAACCGCTTCAACGTCTATCTCGTCGGCGGCTACGCGGTTATGTCGGCCCTGGCCCTGGGCTACATGCTCTACCTGTACCTGCGCCAGCGCAATCTGGAGAACGACATCGCCCTGTTGCGGCAATTGTTACAGGAAGATAAGAGGCCGCGCCGCTAA
- a CDS encoding cytochrome c biogenesis CcdA family protein, giving the protein MSDIKAPTPTRKLSTTQIVLIGLGVLLIAFLILGTVTQSATPDQLSFGVQKQPFATLAVLAFLGGLLSFASPCTLPILTAYFAFAFQSDRQRIAANTLAFMLGLGTTFSLLGAAGFALGRVLGQNQSLIMLIGGTAILIFGVMSLLGRGFSGATTLATQERTPGMGSSYLFGLTFAVGWSACVGPILGVILTLAFQTATVLHGMMLLFIYTLGLGLPLIIVSTFFGRMDRQGRFWRALRGKGWAWDTHVFVVALVWALALWRIIAAFTAYAIDNFSFLGSLTFSPALEFGILAALLVGALLWTLTASESRRTTLHLHSTQLISGALFVLLGLLMLEGQMGLINGVLVRWSAVIDEQTLRFQDWLLTAFSN; this is encoded by the coding sequence ATGTCCGATATCAAAGCGCCCACCCCCACGCGCAAACTCTCGACGACGCAGATCGTCCTCATCGGTCTGGGCGTGCTGCTCATCGCCTTCCTGATCCTGGGCACGGTGACGCAATCGGCCACGCCCGACCAGTTGAGCTTCGGCGTGCAGAAGCAACCGTTCGCCACGCTGGCCGTGCTGGCCTTCCTGGGCGGGCTGCTCAGCTTCGCCTCGCCCTGCACACTGCCCATTCTGACCGCCTACTTCGCCTTCGCCTTCCAGAGCGACCGGCAGCGCATCGCCGCCAATACGCTGGCCTTCATGTTGGGCCTGGGCACGACGTTCAGCCTGCTGGGCGCGGCCGGTTTCGCCCTGGGGCGCGTGCTGGGCCAGAACCAGAGCCTGATCATGCTCATCGGCGGCACGGCCATCCTTATCTTCGGCGTGATGAGCCTGCTCGGCCGCGGCTTCAGCGGCGCGACCACGCTGGCGACCCAGGAGCGCACCCCCGGCATGGGCAGCTCCTACCTCTTCGGCCTGACCTTCGCCGTCGGCTGGTCGGCCTGTGTCGGCCCCATCCTGGGCGTCATCCTGACCCTGGCCTTCCAGACGGCCACGGTCTTACACGGCATGATGCTACTGTTCATCTACACCCTGGGTCTGGGGCTGCCGCTGATCATCGTCTCGACCTTCTTCGGCCGCATGGATCGCCAGGGCCGCTTCTGGCGCGCCCTGCGCGGCAAGGGTTGGGCCTGGGATACCCATGTGTTCGTCGTCGCCCTGGTCTGGGCGCTGGCCCTGTGGCGCATCATCGCCGCCTTCACCGCCTACGCCATCGACAATTTCAGCTTCCTGGGCAGCCTGACCTTTAGTCCGGCGCTGGAGTTCGGCATCCTGGCCGCGCTGCTCGTCGGCGCGTTGTTATGGACGCTCACCGCGTCGGAATCGCGCCGGACGACGCTGCACCTGCACTCGACGCAACTGATCAGCGGCGCGCTGTTCGTGCTGCTGGGGCTGCTGATGCTGGAGGGGCAGATGGGGTTGATCAACGGCGTGCTGGTGCGCTGGTCGGCGGTGATCGATGAGCAGACGTTGCGCTTCCAGGATTGGCTGCTGACGGCCTTCAGCAATTAA
- a CDS encoding TlpA family protein disulfide reductase, with translation MSTEPQESSSAPRWLLIVFGLAALGLAAALLFYTYGRLGRQEAELPESIAAYQGTVAAGGTAVFPSDTLPEAGSPAPDFELPDVNGDTVRLSDFSGRPVILNFWATWCAPCRLEMPELERAQAEFGPDGPAVLTINQEESAEQVAAFLTEIGLTLPALLDADGDVGAAYGAFFLPTTVIVGPDGIVAAVHRGMINRDELDGYLGQIAAEGS, from the coding sequence ATGTCTACCGAACCACAAGAATCCTCGTCCGCGCCGCGCTGGCTGCTGATCGTCTTCGGGCTGGCGGCGCTGGGGCTGGCGGCGGCGCTGCTGTTCTACACCTACGGCCGCCTGGGACGACAGGAAGCTGAGCTACCGGAATCCATCGCCGCCTATCAGGGCACGGTGGCCGCCGGGGGCACGGCCGTCTTCCCCTCCGACACGCTGCCGGAGGCGGGCAGCCCGGCCCCCGACTTTGAATTGCCGGACGTGAACGGCGACACGGTACGGCTGAGCGATTTCAGCGGCCGGCCGGTCATCCTCAACTTCTGGGCCACCTGGTGCGCCCCCTGCCGGCTGGAGATGCCGGAACTGGAGCGGGCGCAGGCCGAGTTCGGCCCCGACGGCCCGGCCGTGCTGACCATCAATCAGGAGGAGTCGGCCGAGCAGGTGGCCGCCTTCCTGACCGAGATCGGCCTGACGCTGCCGGCGCTGCTCGACGCCGACGGCGACGTAGGCGCGGCCTATGGCGCGTTCTTCCTGCCCACGACGGTCATCGTCGGGCCGGACGGCATCGTGGCCGCCGTCCATCGGGGGATGATCAATCGCGACGAACTCGACGGCTACCTGGGCCAGATCGCCGCCGAGGGTTCATGA
- a CDS encoding DUF2085 domain-containing protein: MILNRIFYTLARRWLLFMNLAVAVYVGLPMLAPVLLNAGLTGPATLLYRAYSPMCHQLASRSFFLFGEQIAYPRAIAGSSLRPIEDFMPGIPEFAAASADPAQWSSFLLPARAFRGNEQMGYKMALCQRDISIYASMVVGGLIYAVLRRRGPVRPMPFWLFVIVGLGPIALDGFSQLFSQLFIGLGLDTLAQLVPLRESSPLLRSLTGVILGLSIVWLLYPRLDDQFTATADDMGRRLAAGVVADGALPVDN; this comes from the coding sequence ATGATCCTCAACCGCATTTTCTACACGCTGGCCCGCCGCTGGCTGCTGTTTATGAATCTGGCCGTGGCCGTCTACGTCGGCCTGCCGATGCTGGCCCCGGTGCTGCTGAACGCGGGGCTGACCGGGCCGGCCACGCTGCTCTACCGCGCCTATAGCCCCATGTGCCACCAGTTGGCCTCGCGCTCCTTCTTCCTCTTCGGCGAGCAGATCGCCTACCCGCGCGCCATCGCCGGCAGCAGCCTGCGGCCCATCGAAGACTTCATGCCCGGCATCCCCGAATTCGCCGCGGCCTCGGCCGACCCGGCGCAGTGGAGCAGCTTCCTGCTGCCCGCCCGCGCCTTTCGCGGCAACGAGCAGATGGGTTACAAGATGGCCCTCTGCCAGCGCGACATCAGCATCTACGCCTCGATGGTCGTCGGCGGATTGATCTATGCCGTATTGCGGCGGCGCGGGCCGGTGCGCCCCATGCCGTTCTGGCTATTCGTGATCGTCGGCCTCGGCCCCATCGCCCTCGACGGCTTCAGCCAACTGTTCAGCCAGCTATTCATCGGCCTGGGCCTCGACACGCTGGCGCAACTCGTGCCCCTGCGCGAAAGCTCGCCGCTGTTGCGCAGCCTGACCGGGGTCATCCTGGGCCTCAGCATCGTCTGGCTGCTCTACCCGCGGCTGGATGACCAGTTCACGGCCACGGCCGATGACATGGGGCGGCGGTTGGCGGCGGGGGTGGTTGCCGATGGGGCGTTGCCGGTTGATAATTAG
- a CDS encoding J domain-containing protein, whose product MNELQLSPTTPQANLRAELEAAQRELVEAEAELAREQAAVNAFRMHARLMLDDLADAIAALLAEKQSLLTRLALLRQDAEAAAADDDPLSPADDDRPPTTGDRTAADDDALDLAPTPTPGDKAAEKRLYRELARRFHPDLAEGAAELAYRTSVMAAVNAAYSAGDSHALYDLAGELEPGELRELAGLPTRELRQLRERLLQCRRRRRKVARQLEVLRQDKTARLWRKARALDDPGQDWWSAVRRDLEVARARLEAEVTGLRNQVELIDTTY is encoded by the coding sequence ATGAACGAGCTACAACTCTCGCCCACCACCCCACAGGCGAATCTGCGCGCCGAACTGGAGGCCGCCCAGCGCGAACTGGTGGAGGCTGAGGCCGAACTGGCCCGCGAGCAGGCCGCGGTCAACGCCTTCCGGATGCACGCCCGGCTGATGCTCGACGACCTGGCCGACGCCATCGCCGCGCTGCTGGCCGAGAAGCAATCGTTGCTGACCCGGCTGGCGCTGCTGCGGCAGGACGCGGAAGCCGCGGCGGCCGATGACGATCCCCTAAGCCCGGCCGACGACGACCGACCGCCGACCACCGGCGACCGGACGGCAGCCGATGACGACGCCCTCGATCTGGCCCCGACGCCCACGCCGGGCGACAAGGCGGCCGAGAAGCGCCTCTACCGTGAATTGGCCCGCCGCTTTCATCCCGACCTGGCCGAGGGCGCGGCCGAATTGGCCTATCGCACCTCGGTGATGGCCGCCGTCAATGCCGCTTACAGCGCCGGTGACAGCCACGCCCTCTACGATCTGGCCGGGGAGTTGGAGCCGGGCGAGTTGCGCGAACTGGCCGGCCTCCCGACCCGCGAACTGCGCCAACTGCGCGAGCGCCTGCTGCAATGCCGCCGCCGCCGCCGCAAGGTAGCCCGGCAACTGGAGGTATTGCGCCAGGACAAGACGGCCCGCCTATGGCGCAAGGCCCGCGCATTGGACGATCCGGGTCAGGATTGGTGGTCGGCCGTGCGCCGCGACTTGGAAGTGGCGCGGGCGCGGTTGGAGGCGGAAGTCACAGGGTTGAGAAACCAGGTAGAATTGATCGATACAACTTATTGA
- a CDS encoding DUF7718 family protein, with protein sequence MRTVEFRRLLDDENALRVRFGLESGQVVEFVVQLECIFENRWVAVIRYDTAHGFAHCDRLHPYEPTLKTRIETRNYNEALTVALNDLGTHWQDYRNRYERWLNQR encoded by the coding sequence GTGCGCACCGTGGAGTTCAGACGTTTATTGGATGATGAGAATGCCCTTCGCGTGCGCTTTGGTCTGGAATCTGGGCAGGTGGTTGAGTTTGTCGTTCAATTGGAATGTATTTTTGAGAATCGTTGGGTAGCGGTCATTCGATACGATACAGCTCATGGTTTCGCTCATTGCGACCGGCTTCATCCCTATGAGCCAACATTGAAAACGAGAATCGAAACCCGTAATTACAACGAGGCATTAACAGTTGCGCTTAATGATCTTGGCACCCATTGGCAAGATTATCGGAATAGGTATGAAAGATGGCTCAATCAAAGATAA
- a CDS encoding DUF5647 family protein: protein MAQSKINQPQNVVERNIALVGQIMQYLLDNPDLFDALPDDFELVVLPEDDPEMRLYNLELLDRYSIEEKPVVFARTKSQTKKGRVLIRPSLFVPVVPATL from the coding sequence ATGGCTCAATCAAAGATAAACCAACCACAAAACGTTGTCGAGAGAAACATTGCTCTGGTCGGCCAGATCATGCAATATTTGCTCGACAATCCCGATCTATTCGACGCCTTGCCGGATGATTTTGAATTGGTGGTGCTGCCCGAGGACGATCCCGAAATGCGCCTCTACAATCTGGAACTTCTCGATCGCTACAGCATCGAAGAAAAGCCCGTTGTTTTCGCGCGCACCAAATCGCAAACAAAAAAGGGGCGTGTTCTCATCCGCCCCAGCCTATTTGTCCCCGTAGTTCCCGCTACTCTCTGA
- a CDS encoding SH3 domain-containing protein: MRRFNHSSIGRFRPLILLVFIGLLAACGGGEEPPVLVIPTVAATAAAPTLEPTADGSLPTAAATILPTATLPPPPTVAPPLPTSDGQATVAPTATPPPVPTATPATVPTATPAATVPPSTNTGGYRVAFVAANDLLNVRRRPDADAAVVAQLLPGATGIQVIDQGQAAQGGSNWLPVTTSAGDGWVNGRFLTEDVSREAFCADPAVTELLSRLQTAIAEQDGRALDALVHPDRGLRLRVSWWNEEVIIRGNNDVRQLFRDDERYNWGMTDGSGEPLRGTFNDVMLPLLERDLLAATQYRCDEGLFGPTAGLTILPEGYEAVRFFSAHRPAPAEQELDWGTWLIGIERWQGQYYLSYLVHYRWEI; this comes from the coding sequence ATGAGAAGGTTCAATCATTCGTCTATTGGCCGGTTTCGGCCGCTTATATTGCTTGTGTTCATCGGCTTGTTGGCTGCGTGTGGCGGTGGGGAAGAGCCGCCGGTGTTGGTGATCCCGACCGTGGCGGCCACGGCCGCCGCGCCGACCCTAGAGCCGACGGCCGACGGTAGCCTGCCCACCGCCGCCGCGACCATCCTGCCGACGGCCACGCTGCCGCCGCCGCCCACCGTCGCCCCGCCGCTGCCGACCAGCGACGGGCAGGCGACGGTCGCGCCGACGGCTACGCCACCGCCCGTGCCGACCGCTACCCCGGCAACCGTTCCCACCGCGACCCCGGCGGCCACTGTTCCGCCGTCGACCAATACCGGCGGCTATCGCGTGGCCTTCGTGGCCGCCAATGATTTGCTCAACGTGCGCCGCCGGCCTGACGCCGACGCGGCCGTGGTGGCCCAACTGCTTCCCGGCGCGACCGGCATCCAGGTCATCGATCAGGGCCAGGCGGCCCAGGGCGGATCGAACTGGCTGCCGGTGACCACCAGCGCCGGCGACGGTTGGGTCAATGGCCGCTTTCTGACCGAGGACGTCAGCCGCGAGGCGTTTTGCGCCGACCCGGCCGTGACCGAATTGCTGAGCCGCCTGCAAACGGCCATCGCCGAGCAGGACGGCCGCGCCCTCGACGCACTGGTGCACCCCGACCGCGGGCTGCGGCTGCGCGTCAGTTGGTGGAATGAGGAAGTCATCATTCGCGGCAACAACGACGTGCGCCAACTGTTCCGCGACGACGAGCGCTACAACTGGGGCATGACCGACGGCAGCGGCGAACCGCTGCGCGGCACGTTCAACGACGTGATGCTGCCGCTGCTGGAGCGCGATCTGCTGGCGGCGACACAGTATCGTTGCGACGAGGGGCTATTCGGCCCCACGGCCGGGCTGACCATTCTGCCCGAAGGGTACGAGGCGGTGCGCTTCTTCAGCGCCCACCGCCCCGCGCCGGCCGAGCAGGAACTCGACTGGGGCACGTGGCTGATCGGCATCGAGCGCTGGCAGGGGCAGTATTACCTGAGCTATCTCGTCCATTACCGTTGGGAGATATGA
- a CDS encoding redox-regulated ATPase YchF, with protein sequence MKLGIIGLPSSGKTTIFNALTLGNAPTGQSMGGRFDVVTAVVDVRDPRVDVLSRMFNPKKTTYARITYSDVAGLQRSDDEAGSGLSPQLLNHLSGLEGFVHVVRAFENASVPHPDGRVDAARDLAALDTEFLLSDLGVVERRIEKIQEGLKKGASKDKAAATAELTLFETMNETLTAGQPLRVLDLSDEQLKGLRGYGLLTLKPKIVLINLGDDQADPALAYDQPRAILATIRGRLEMELAQLSAAGDEETLAMFMDEFGVTELSLDRVIHLSYDLMGLQSFFTVGEDEVRAWEIARDANAVDAAGAIHTDLAKGFIRAEVVHYDDLVGLGGMAGARTAGKLRQEGKTYMVRDGDVLNIKFNL encoded by the coding sequence ATGAAATTAGGCATCATCGGCCTGCCCAGTTCAGGCAAAACAACCATCTTCAACGCCCTCACCCTGGGCAACGCCCCCACCGGCCAGAGCATGGGCGGCCGTTTCGACGTGGTGACGGCCGTCGTCGACGTCCGCGACCCGCGCGTCGACGTGCTCAGCCGCATGTTCAACCCCAAGAAGACGACCTACGCCCGCATCACCTATAGCGACGTGGCCGGGCTGCAACGGAGCGACGATGAGGCCGGCAGCGGCCTCAGCCCGCAACTGCTCAATCACCTCTCCGGGCTGGAGGGGTTCGTCCATGTCGTGCGCGCCTTCGAGAACGCCAGCGTGCCCCACCCCGACGGCCGTGTCGATGCCGCCCGCGACCTGGCCGCGCTCGATACGGAGTTCCTGCTCAGCGACCTGGGCGTCGTCGAGCGGCGCATCGAGAAGATTCAGGAGGGGCTGAAGAAAGGCGCGTCGAAGGACAAGGCCGCGGCCACGGCCGAACTGACCCTGTTCGAGACGATGAACGAAACCCTGACCGCCGGGCAACCGCTGCGCGTCCTCGACCTGTCTGACGAGCAGCTCAAGGGGCTGCGTGGCTATGGCCTGCTGACGCTGAAGCCCAAGATCGTGCTCATCAATCTGGGCGACGATCAGGCCGACCCGGCGCTGGCCTACGACCAGCCGCGGGCCATCCTGGCGACCATCCGCGGCCGGCTGGAGATGGAGCTGGCCCAATTGAGCGCCGCCGGCGATGAGGAAACGCTGGCGATGTTCATGGACGAGTTCGGCGTGACGGAGCTTAGCCTCGACCGGGTGATCCACCTCAGCTACGACCTGATGGGGCTGCAATCCTTCTTCACCGTCGGCGAGGACGAGGTGCGGGCCTGGGAGATCGCCCGCGATGCCAACGCCGTCGACGCCGCCGGGGCCATCCACACCGACCTGGCCAAGGGCTTCATCCGCGCCGAGGTCGTCCATTACGACGATCTCGTCGGCCTGGGCGGCATGGCCGGGGCGCGCACCGCCGGCAAGCTGCGCCAGGAAGGCAAGACCTATATGGTGCGGGATGGGGACGTGCTGAATATCAAGTTCAACCTGTAA